A section of the Gemmatimonadaceae bacterium genome encodes:
- a CDS encoding DUF882 domain-containing protein has translation MRTDHSSTSTSAETRPDGVGRKPTQIGLIGLTHADPVHDDNRPLQAAPPGNDRRRVAKLAALVLVPCAIAFAVHRGSEPEGLEMAEARASGFGPAPVSGAPGTALPAGQGLPRRAFAAGSFGHSNAVRIRTSLPGELIAMPLSFAGETDGVQSQWISFDGKPNDGVVPWRQDGAVRTPTRPGAYWLVLSRGGASDTVADLALFVEVPMPNKMATGINGYHLGRWPKAAENIVPPGFIEVNQRIADFPLSPHLKMSDFVVHDAQEGFPKYLHVRGRLLDKLELTIAEIAQMRGRPVSALTLHVASGFRSPAHNGGLSGSAQDSRHMYGDAADIAIDANSDGALSEIDARLVAAAAEAVERKYPDLVGGIGLYITPDGGGWPYVHIDTRGVRARWRGGARRGAPVDSLPADATFDSVPVVVPPVAAVPARTDSAGRPAGGLPAGTPPAQRVPASTDPKGVAPPSGAATQPTPVAAATPAATPASTPAAPAARRKGASPTGAVRSGSAAARNGRRKPSASPRPAADDPFSSAARRFRATRP, from the coding sequence ATGCGCACGGACCATTCGTCCACATCGACGTCCGCGGAAACCCGTCCCGATGGGGTGGGGCGTAAGCCCACGCAGATCGGCCTGATCGGGCTCACACACGCCGATCCGGTCCACGATGACAACCGCCCGCTGCAGGCCGCGCCACCGGGCAACGACCGGCGGCGCGTGGCGAAGCTGGCGGCGCTCGTGCTGGTGCCCTGTGCGATCGCGTTCGCGGTGCACCGCGGCAGCGAACCCGAGGGGCTCGAGATGGCCGAGGCACGGGCCTCGGGGTTCGGGCCGGCGCCGGTGAGCGGCGCCCCCGGCACCGCGCTGCCCGCGGGCCAGGGCCTCCCGCGCCGCGCCTTCGCCGCCGGCAGTTTCGGGCACAGCAACGCGGTCCGGATCCGGACCTCTCTGCCCGGCGAACTGATCGCGATGCCACTGTCGTTCGCCGGCGAGACCGACGGCGTCCAGAGCCAGTGGATCTCGTTCGACGGCAAGCCGAACGACGGGGTGGTGCCGTGGCGGCAGGATGGCGCCGTGCGCACACCAACGCGGCCGGGGGCGTACTGGCTCGTGCTCTCGCGTGGTGGCGCGAGTGACACGGTGGCCGACCTCGCGCTCTTCGTCGAGGTGCCGATGCCGAACAAGATGGCCACCGGCATCAACGGCTATCACCTGGGGCGCTGGCCGAAGGCGGCGGAGAACATCGTGCCGCCCGGCTTCATCGAGGTGAACCAGCGCATCGCCGACTTCCCGCTGTCGCCCCACCTGAAGATGAGCGACTTCGTGGTGCACGACGCGCAGGAAGGGTTCCCGAAGTACCTGCACGTGCGCGGCCGGCTGCTGGACAAGCTCGAGCTGACGATCGCGGAGATCGCGCAGATGCGCGGGCGTCCGGTCTCGGCGCTCACGCTGCACGTGGCCAGCGGGTTCCGCAGCCCGGCGCACAACGGCGGCCTCTCGGGCAGCGCGCAGGACAGTCGTCACATGTATGGTGACGCCGCCGACATCGCCATCGACGCCAACAGCGATGGCGCGCTGAGCGAGATCGATGCCCGCCTGGTGGCCGCTGCCGCCGAGGCGGTCGAGCGGAAGTATCCGGACCTGGTCGGCGGCATCGGGCTCTACATCACGCCGGATGGTGGTGGGTGGCCGTACGTGCACATCGACACCCGCGGGGTGCGCGCGCGGTGGCGCGGCGGCGCGCGGCGCGGAGCGCCGGTCGACTCGCTCCCGGCCGACGCCACCTTCGACTCGGTGCCGGTGGTCGTGCCGCCGGTGGCTGCGGTGCCCGCGCGCACCGATTCCGCAGGCCGGCCCGCCGGAGGCCTGCCCGCCGGGACGCCGCCGGCGCAGCGTGTGCCGGCCTCGACAGATCCGAAGGGAGTCGCGCCACCGTCCGGAGCCGCGACCCAGCCGACCCCCGTCGCAGCGGCGACACCGGCCGCGACACCGGCGTCGACACCAGCGGCACCCGCTGCGCGTAGGAAGGGGGCCAGCCCGACCGGTGCGGTGCGCAGCGGCAGCGCCGCCGCTCGCAACGGCCGCCGGAAGCCCTCGGCGTCGCCGCGACCGGCAGCCGACGACCCGTTCTCCAGCGCCGCGCGACGGTTCCGGGCCACGCGGCCCTGA
- a CDS encoding DUF1232 domain-containing protein, with product MTPSGRGRDVRGVGSAGDRRLGIPDVGRGAPPESDAGRAAGWTPPAKDRPEGGPRTGARRTVTSAIREIPHYLRLLWGLARDSRVAAVDKLLVVAAALYIVSPIDVIPDFIPFLGQVDDLYLLILALQRMVSRAGRGVLRDHWTGHPDALGALNLSATLAAAAFFLPPSIRRRVRRALRG from the coding sequence ATGACGCCATCGGGGCGGGGGCGCGACGTGCGCGGCGTCGGCTCGGCTGGCGATCGGCGCCTTGGCATTCCGGACGTGGGCCGCGGCGCACCGCCGGAGTCCGACGCCGGCCGGGCTGCCGGCTGGACGCCGCCGGCGAAGGACCGCCCGGAGGGTGGCCCGCGCACCGGCGCACGCCGGACGGTGACGTCGGCAATCCGTGAGATCCCGCACTACCTGCGGCTGCTGTGGGGGCTGGCGCGTGATTCCCGGGTGGCGGCGGTGGACAAGCTCCTGGTCGTGGCGGCGGCGCTGTACATCGTCAGCCCCATCGACGTGATCCCCGACTTCATCCCGTTCCTGGGGCAGGTGGACGATCTCTACCTGCTGATCCTGGCGCTGCAGCGGATGGTGAGCCGCGCGGGTCGCGGGGTGTTGCGTGATCACTGGACCGGGCATCCCGACGCGCTCGGCGCGCTGAACCTGTCGGCGACGCTGGCCGCGGCGGCCTTCTTCCTGCCGCCGAGCATCCGGCGCCGGGTGCGGCGCGCGCTGCGGGGCTGA
- the guaB gene encoding IMP dehydrogenase: protein MRVREDDALTFDDVLLVPAHSLVHPKEVVTQSRFTTGITLNVPLIAAAMDTVTESEMAIAMARAGGIGVVHKNMSIDRQSAEIDRVKRSESGIIRNPITLTPEASLREAVKLMQRFRISGVPIVDNEGRLVGILTNRDLQFERALDRPVGDAMTRERLVTAAPGTTLDEAERIMGERRVEKLPVVDADGLLRGLITVKDIHKRRQFPNANKDAEGSLRVAAAIGAGGDYLERARALIDAGADVLCIDTAHGHSDAVLQATSRVRNAFPGTQLVVGNIATREGAAALVERGVNAVKVGVGPGSICTTRVVTGVGVPQLTAIFDAIEGAGDVPVIADGGIKYSGDIVKALAAGASSVMMGSMLAGTEESPGETILLEGRRFKTIRGMGSLSAMQDGSADRYFQDGEMSARKLVPEGIEGRVPYKGPVADVLFQMVGGLRSGMGYVGCASIDALRTESQFVRITSAGLRESHPHDVTITRESPNYTK from the coding sequence ATGCGCGTCCGCGAGGACGACGCCCTCACCTTCGACGATGTGCTGCTGGTGCCGGCGCACTCGCTGGTCCACCCGAAGGAAGTCGTCACGCAGAGCCGGTTCACCACCGGCATCACGCTGAACGTGCCGCTCATCGCCGCGGCGATGGACACGGTCACCGAGAGCGAGATGGCGATCGCGATGGCGCGGGCGGGCGGCATCGGGGTGGTGCACAAGAACATGTCGATCGACCGGCAGAGTGCCGAGATCGACCGCGTGAAGCGCAGCGAGAGCGGCATCATCCGCAACCCGATCACGCTCACGCCGGAGGCGTCGCTGCGCGAGGCGGTGAAGCTGATGCAGCGCTTCCGGATCAGCGGCGTGCCGATCGTGGACAACGAGGGCCGGCTGGTGGGGATCCTGACCAACCGCGACCTGCAGTTCGAGCGTGCGCTGGACCGGCCGGTGGGCGATGCGATGACGCGCGAGCGGCTGGTGACGGCGGCGCCCGGCACGACGCTGGACGAGGCGGAGCGGATCATGGGCGAGCGCCGCGTCGAGAAGCTGCCGGTGGTGGATGCCGACGGCCTGCTGCGCGGGTTGATCACGGTGAAGGACATCCACAAGCGCCGCCAGTTCCCGAATGCGAACAAGGATGCCGAGGGCAGCCTGCGGGTGGCGGCGGCAATCGGCGCAGGTGGCGACTATCTCGAGCGGGCCCGCGCGCTGATCGATGCCGGCGCCGACGTGCTCTGCATCGACACCGCGCATGGGCACAGCGATGCGGTGCTGCAGGCCACCTCGCGGGTGCGCAACGCCTTCCCCGGCACGCAGCTGGTGGTGGGCAACATCGCCACCCGCGAGGGGGCGGCGGCGCTGGTGGAGCGCGGCGTGAATGCGGTGAAGGTGGGGGTCGGCCCGGGGTCGATCTGCACCACGCGCGTGGTGACGGGCGTGGGCGTGCCGCAGCTCACCGCCATCTTCGACGCGATCGAGGGGGCGGGTGACGTGCCCGTGATCGCCGACGGCGGCATCAAGTACTCGGGGGACATCGTGAAGGCGCTGGCGGCGGGTGCGTCGAGCGTGATGATGGGCTCCATGCTGGCCGGCACCGAGGAGAGCCCGGGGGAGACGATCCTGCTGGAGGGGCGCCGCTTCAAGACCATCCGCGGGATGGGATCGCTCTCGGCGATGCAGGACGGCAGTGCCGACCGGTACTTCCAGGACGGCGAGATGAGCGCCCGGAAGCTGGTGCCGGAGGGGATCGAGGGCCGGGTGCCGTACAAGGGCCCGGTGGCGGACGTGCTGTTCCAGATGGTGGGCGGGCTGCGCAGCGGCATGGGCTACGTGGGGTGCGCGAGCATCGACGCCCTGCGGACGGAGAGCCAGTTCGTCCGGATCACGTCGGCCGGTCTCCGCGAGAGCCACCCGCACGACGTGACCATCACCCGCGAGTCCCCGAACTACACCAAGTGA
- a CDS encoding amino acid permease: protein MGLWSKKSITALQAEAGNEADGLKRTLGALNLTLLGIGAIIGAGIFVLTGNAAANYAGPAVTISFVLAGLGCLFAGLCYAEFASMIPIAGSAYTYSYATMGEGVAWFIGWNLILEYLFAASTVAVGWSGYFSAFLSELGLHIPASLAAAPLTVQGSHNVVRAFTCVDPVTGSTVIDPATKVAQVFADRAACVSGGYNAIDGLINLPAVLLIVAITLLLVRGVQESASFNNLMVMIKTTIVVLVIGFGFFYVKKENWTPFIPDNTGEWGKFGWSGVLRGASAVFFAYIGFDAVSTAAQEAKNPQRDLPIGMIASLLICTVLYILMALVMTGLAPYTALSVPHPVSVAISAVPSLRWLEYLVNIGAIAGLSSVVLVMLMGQPRIFFTMSRDGLLPPLFGRVHPKYRTPATSTVIVGVVAMLIAAFFPVGLLGDLVSGGTLAAFATVCIGVLVLRKRSPELPRPFKTPLVPLVPLLGAGATLGMMATLPGLTWALLTAWTTVGVTVYLVYGRKNSTLGKAEDRAAMARGD, encoded by the coding sequence ATGGGACTCTGGTCCAAGAAGAGCATCACCGCGCTCCAGGCCGAAGCAGGCAATGAAGCCGATGGCCTCAAGCGCACGCTGGGGGCCCTGAACCTCACGCTGCTCGGCATCGGGGCGATCATCGGCGCCGGCATCTTCGTGCTGACGGGCAATGCGGCGGCGAACTATGCCGGCCCGGCCGTCACCATCTCGTTCGTGCTGGCCGGCCTGGGCTGCCTGTTCGCGGGCCTCTGCTACGCCGAGTTCGCGAGCATGATCCCGATCGCCGGCTCGGCGTACACGTACAGCTACGCCACGATGGGTGAGGGGGTCGCCTGGTTCATCGGCTGGAACCTGATCCTCGAGTACCTGTTCGCGGCATCGACCGTGGCGGTGGGCTGGTCGGGCTACTTCAGCGCCTTCCTGTCCGAGCTCGGCCTGCACATCCCGGCCTCCCTGGCGGCGGCGCCGCTGACGGTGCAGGGCAGCCACAACGTCGTGCGTGCCTTCACCTGTGTCGACCCGGTGACGGGGTCCACGGTGATCGACCCCGCGACGAAGGTCGCCCAGGTGTTCGCCGATCGCGCCGCCTGCGTGTCCGGCGGGTACAACGCCATCGACGGCCTGATCAACCTGCCGGCCGTGCTGCTCATCGTGGCCATCACGCTGCTGCTGGTGCGCGGCGTGCAGGAGTCGGCGTCGTTCAACAACCTGATGGTGATGATCAAGACCACCATCGTGGTGCTGGTCATCGGCTTCGGCTTCTTCTACGTGAAGAAGGAGAACTGGACGCCGTTCATCCCCGACAACACCGGTGAGTGGGGCAAGTTCGGCTGGTCGGGCGTGCTGCGCGGCGCCTCGGCGGTGTTCTTCGCCTACATCGGCTTCGATGCCGTGAGCACCGCGGCGCAGGAGGCCAAGAACCCGCAGCGTGACCTGCCCATCGGCATGATCGCCTCGCTGCTGATCTGCACCGTGCTCTACATCCTGATGGCACTGGTCATGACCGGGCTGGCCCCGTACACGGCCCTCAGCGTGCCGCACCCGGTGTCGGTGGCCATCAGCGCCGTGCCGTCGCTCCGCTGGCTCGAGTACCTCGTGAACATCGGCGCCATCGCCGGCCTCTCGAGCGTGGTGCTCGTGATGCTCATGGGCCAGCCGCGCATCTTCTTCACGATGTCGCGCGACGGCCTGCTGCCGCCGCTGTTCGGCCGCGTGCACCCGAAGTACCGCACCCCCGCCACCTCGACGGTGATCGTCGGCGTGGTGGCGATGCTGATCGCCGCCTTCTTCCCGGTCGGCCTGCTCGGCGACCTGGTCTCGGGCGGCACCCTGGCCGCCTTCGCGACGGTCTGCATCGGCGTGCTGGTCCTGCGGAAGCGCTCGCCGGAGCTCCCGCGCCCGTTCAAGACGCCGCTGGTGCCGCTGGTGCCGCTGCTCGGTGCCGGCGCCACCCTCGGCATGATGGCCACGCTGCCGGGCCTCACCTGGGCGCTCCTCACGGCGTGGACCACCGTCGGCGTGACCGTGTACCTCGTCTACGGCCGCAAGAACTCGACGCTGGGCAAGGCGGAAGATCGCGCCGCCATGGCAAGAGGCGACTGA
- a CDS encoding bifunctional oligoribonuclease/PAP phosphatase NrnA, translating to MPHTHDLLAVPADRVTAIRELAAGLHEGMTIALSTHVNADGDGCGSEAALSRLLALRGIATRIVNPTPWPTMYRFLLGGPVQDCSPLGAAALRDPAITGLGVLDISDLRRLGNLAEAVREMTVPKFCIDHHIPGDEPPAPVLVADTRASATGELVYDVAQVLGLPIDMETATALYIAILTDTGGFRFSNTTPRVHAIAAELLARGVDPELMYRRVYASQSPGRVRLLAEALQSLGVEENIGLSWLSLPVGAKERYHVSSEEMDGIVEHPRSIAGTRLAIFFRDLGHGRVKISFRSSGNVDVNALAKQFDGGGHAKASGALVLGSLKEVEARVLQAARAVLADTPHDFTPPVPHASGAVTE from the coding sequence ATGCCGCACACCCACGACCTCCTCGCTGTCCCCGCTGATCGCGTCACTGCGATCCGCGAGCTTGCCGCCGGCCTGCACGAGGGCATGACGATCGCGCTCTCCACGCACGTCAATGCCGATGGGGACGGCTGCGGGTCGGAGGCGGCGCTCTCGCGCCTGCTGGCGCTGCGCGGCATCGCCACCCGCATCGTGAACCCCACGCCGTGGCCGACGATGTACCGGTTCCTGCTGGGCGGGCCGGTGCAGGACTGCTCGCCCCTTGGCGCGGCCGCGCTCCGCGACCCCGCCATCACCGGCCTCGGCGTGCTGGACATCAGCGACCTGCGCCGGCTCGGCAACCTCGCCGAGGCCGTGCGCGAGATGACGGTGCCGAAGTTCTGCATCGATCACCACATCCCCGGCGACGAACCGCCAGCGCCGGTGCTCGTGGCCGACACCCGCGCCTCGGCCACCGGGGAGCTGGTCTACGACGTGGCACAGGTGCTCGGGCTGCCGATCGACATGGAGACCGCCACCGCGCTCTACATCGCCATCCTCACCGACACCGGCGGGTTCCGCTTCAGCAACACCACCCCGCGGGTGCACGCGATCGCCGCCGAGCTGCTGGCCCGCGGCGTCGACCCGGAGCTGATGTATCGCCGCGTGTATGCCTCGCAGAGCCCGGGCCGCGTGCGGCTGCTGGCCGAGGCGCTGCAGTCGCTCGGGGTGGAGGAGAACATCGGGCTGAGCTGGCTCTCGCTCCCGGTGGGCGCCAAGGAGCGCTACCACGTGAGCAGCGAGGAGATGGACGGGATCGTCGAGCATCCCCGCTCCATCGCCGGCACGCGGCTGGCGATCTTCTTCCGCGACCTCGGGCATGGCCGCGTGAAGATCTCGTTCCGCAGCTCGGGGAACGTGGACGTGAACGCGCTCGCGAAGCAGTTCGACGGGGGCGGTCATGCCAAGGCGAGCGGGGCGCTGGTGCTCGGGTCGCTGAAGGAGGTCGAGGCGCGCGTGCTGCAGGCCGCGCGCGCCGTCCTGGCCGACACGCCGCACGACTTCACGCCCCCCGTGCCGCACGCCAGCGGCGCGGTGACGGAATAG
- a CDS encoding response regulator transcription factor, whose protein sequence is MNAPPLRVLVVDDHPIVREGVRRILEAAPDMQVVGEASDGASALALAARLQPDAAVVDVGLPDMSGLALVRLLKAQRAELTVVMLSMYDDAEYARESRVAGAAAYVVKDSAATMLATELRLAAGARVGPADVEPASPTPWERIAQLTPRECDVLRGIASGQTNKAIAAGLGISPRTVETHRERLMRKLGVGTVAGLTALALETGMLTTPDR, encoded by the coding sequence GTGAACGCGCCGCCGCTGCGGGTGCTGGTGGTGGACGACCACCCGATCGTGCGGGAGGGGGTGCGTCGCATCCTGGAGGCCGCGCCCGACATGCAGGTGGTGGGTGAGGCGAGTGACGGGGCCAGCGCGCTGGCGCTCGCGGCCCGGCTGCAGCCCGATGCCGCGGTGGTGGACGTGGGGCTGCCCGACATGTCGGGCCTGGCGCTGGTGCGGCTGCTCAAGGCGCAGCGCGCGGAGCTCACGGTGGTGATGCTCAGCATGTACGACGATGCCGAGTATGCGCGCGAGAGTCGCGTGGCGGGTGCGGCCGCCTATGTCGTGAAGGACAGTGCGGCGACGATGCTCGCGACGGAGCTGCGGCTGGCGGCCGGCGCGCGGGTGGGGCCGGCGGACGTGGAGCCGGCGAGCCCGACGCCGTGGGAGCGCATTGCGCAGCTCACGCCGCGCGAGTGCGACGTGCTGCGCGGCATCGCGTCGGGGCAGACCAACAAGGCGATCGCGGCGGGGCTCGGGATCAGCCCGCGCACGGTCGAGACGCATCGCGAACGGCTGATGCGGAAGCTGGGTGTGGGCACGGTCGCGGGGCTGACGGCGCTGGCCCTCGAGACCGGCATGCTGACGACGCCGGACCGGTAG
- a CDS encoding Mrp/NBP35 family ATP-binding protein: MSLTQQITTALARVRNARLDADVMSAEMVQDIATTVDGKVQLTLLLDSRDDAALVRDVREAVAGVAGVTDVKINVRDPRQQAPTPARPGRPLPMAPEAAPAPAARVAAPTPVTLPNLGRIIAVSSGKGGVGKSTVSVNLAIALAKLGHRVGLMDADIYGPNIPRMMGVDQQPEVNKQAKIIPLEAWGVKLISLGFLIEKDQPAIWRGPIVMKLIGQFLKDVDWGQLDYFIVDMPPGTGDAQLSLVQTTLVNAALIVTTPQLVSTGDALRGVKMFERVAVPVLGIVENMSWFENPETGKPIAMFGSGGGQLLATEVGLDLLAQVPIDPRIAEGGDSGRPLVAVEPDAPASRVLSALAQRVVDGMDALSTRS; encoded by the coding sequence GTGTCGTTGACGCAGCAGATCACCACCGCCCTCGCCCGCGTCCGGAACGCGCGCCTCGACGCCGACGTGATGTCGGCCGAGATGGTTCAGGACATCGCCACCACCGTGGATGGCAAGGTCCAGCTCACCCTCCTGCTGGACAGCCGGGACGACGCCGCGCTGGTCCGCGACGTCCGGGAGGCGGTGGCCGGGGTGGCCGGCGTGACCGACGTGAAAATCAACGTGCGGGACCCCCGCCAGCAGGCCCCGACCCCGGCCCGGCCCGGCCGCCCGCTGCCGATGGCGCCGGAGGCCGCGCCGGCGCCCGCAGCACGGGTCGCGGCACCGACCCCGGTCACCCTGCCGAACCTGGGGCGGATCATCGCCGTCAGCTCCGGCAAGGGTGGGGTGGGCAAGAGCACGGTCAGCGTGAACCTCGCCATCGCGCTGGCGAAGCTCGGCCACCGGGTCGGACTGATGGACGCCGACATCTACGGCCCGAACATCCCGCGCATGATGGGCGTGGACCAGCAGCCCGAGGTGAACAAGCAGGCGAAGATCATCCCCCTCGAGGCCTGGGGCGTGAAGCTGATCTCCCTGGGGTTCCTGATCGAGAAGGACCAGCCGGCGATCTGGCGCGGCCCGATCGTGATGAAGCTGATCGGGCAGTTCCTGAAGGACGTGGACTGGGGGCAGCTCGACTACTTCATCGTGGACATGCCCCCGGGCACCGGTGACGCGCAGCTCTCGCTGGTCCAGACCACGCTGGTGAACGCCGCACTGATCGTGACCACGCCGCAGCTGGTCTCCACCGGCGATGCCCTGCGCGGCGTGAAGATGTTCGAGCGGGTGGCGGTGCCGGTGCTGGGCATCGTGGAGAACATGAGCTGGTTCGAGAACCCGGAGACGGGCAAGCCGATCGCGATGTTCGGCAGCGGCGGGGGCCAGCTCCTGGCCACCGAAGTGGGGCTCGACCTGCTGGCGCAGGTGCCGATCGACCCGCGGATCGCCGAGGGGGGTGACTCGGGCCGTCCGCTGGTGGCGGTGGAGCCCGATGCGCCGGCGTCCCGCGTGCTCTCGGCACTGGCGCAGCGCGTGGTGGACGGCATGGACGCGCTCTCGACCCGGAGTTGA
- a CDS encoding MATE family efflux transporter, which yields MPRTGDVTLTSGALLPVVIRVGVPAVASALLLTAFVSLDSAWVGHFVGGAGLAAVSTSIFWIWMLVSIAEMVSVGLTAVAARRHGEQRDAEAARAVGDALVFALGLGLVAALLGLWMLPRLFALMETPPEVTALGMRYLGTYLAGSPLIFGYFVVDAAFRAAGNTKLPFVMLLGATLVAGVLDPLLITGWGPFPELGIRGAALATVSVRGSLCVVGVALLRHRGLVSFGVPVWRRIGTIVRVGLPTAATGVVFSLIYVVMTRTTQQFGTPALAALGLGHRIESWMFRVGVGFGAAAAAIVGQNLGARQPDRAARAGWLTLAMTGVPGVIACVALLLFPAALAGLFSTDAAVVAEATRYLRTAAFAQLVVSGETVLEGALGGAGWTLPPMVTSTAITLARVPLAAWAAARWGTTGIWWVISLTAIARALAMMGLWASGGWRRSRV from the coding sequence GTGCCGCGCACCGGCGACGTGACGCTCACGAGCGGTGCGCTGCTGCCGGTGGTGATCCGCGTGGGGGTGCCGGCGGTGGCCAGTGCGCTCCTGCTCACCGCCTTCGTCTCCCTCGACTCGGCCTGGGTGGGCCACTTCGTCGGTGGGGCAGGGCTCGCAGCGGTGAGCACCTCGATCTTCTGGATCTGGATGCTCGTCTCGATCGCCGAGATGGTCAGCGTGGGACTGACCGCCGTCGCGGCGCGCCGCCACGGGGAGCAGCGTGACGCCGAAGCCGCGCGGGCCGTGGGCGATGCGCTGGTCTTCGCGCTCGGTCTGGGCCTCGTGGCCGCGCTGCTGGGCCTCTGGATGCTGCCGCGCCTGTTCGCGCTGATGGAGACACCGCCGGAGGTCACGGCGCTCGGCATGCGGTACCTCGGCACCTACCTCGCGGGTTCACCGCTGATCTTCGGCTATTTCGTGGTGGATGCCGCGTTCCGCGCCGCCGGCAACACCAAGCTGCCGTTCGTGATGCTGCTCGGTGCCACGCTGGTCGCCGGCGTGCTCGACCCGCTGCTCATCACCGGGTGGGGCCCGTTCCCGGAACTCGGCATTCGCGGCGCGGCGCTGGCCACGGTCTCGGTGCGTGGCTCGCTGTGCGTGGTGGGGGTGGCGCTGCTCCGGCACCGCGGGCTGGTGTCCTTCGGCGTGCCGGTGTGGCGGCGGATCGGCACGATCGTGCGCGTGGGCCTGCCGACGGCCGCCACCGGCGTGGTGTTCTCGCTGATCTACGTGGTGATGACGCGCACGACGCAGCAGTTCGGCACACCGGCGCTGGCGGCGCTGGGGCTCGGCCATCGCATCGAGAGCTGGATGTTCAGGGTGGGGGTGGGATTCGGTGCAGCGGCGGCGGCGATCGTGGGGCAGAACCTCGGCGCACGCCAGCCCGACCGCGCCGCGCGCGCCGGCTGGCTCACGCTGGCGATGACGGGAGTGCCGGGGGTGATCGCGTGCGTGGCGCTGCTGCTGTTTCCGGCGGCGCTCGCCGGGCTCTTCTCCACCGATGCGGCGGTGGTGGCCGAGGCCACGCGCTACCTGCGCACGGCGGCGTTCGCGCAGCTCGTCGTCAGCGGCGAGACGGTGCTGGAAGGCGCCCTCGGTGGCGCCGGCTGGACGCTGCCACCCATGGTCACGTCCACCGCGATCACGCTGGCACGGGTACCGCTGGCGGCGTGGGCGGCGGCACGCTGGGGCACGACGGGGATCTGGTGGGTGATCTCGCTCACGGCCATCGCGCGGGCGCTGGCCATGATGGGGTTGTGGGCGTCCGGCGGGTGGCGGCGCTCGCGCGTCTGA
- a CDS encoding sigma-70 family RNA polymerase sigma factor, translating to MTRLLDASNLPDADLVALAQEGRDEAYRELIRRYERPVFSLVYRMVRDREAAEDLAQETFIKVLNNIEKYSPEFKFSSWLFKIANNLAIDSLRRRRLDTVSIDGAAGAATQAEIEATSFEIGDRSENALDELANKELGAAIEVAISSLRPLYRSCILLRHVDGRSYEEIAQLLDLPLGTVKTYIHRARHELREALEDIR from the coding sequence ATGACCCGTCTCCTCGACGCTTCCAACCTCCCTGACGCAGATCTGGTCGCACTGGCCCAGGAAGGCCGCGACGAGGCCTACCGGGAGCTGATCCGTCGCTACGAGCGCCCGGTCTTCTCGCTCGTCTACCGCATGGTGCGCGACCGCGAGGCGGCCGAGGACCTCGCGCAGGAGACCTTCATCAAGGTCCTGAACAACATCGAGAAGTACTCCCCGGAGTTCAAATTCTCGAGCTGGCTGTTCAAGATCGCCAACAACCTCGCGATCGACTCGCTCCGCCGCCGCCGCCTGGACACCGTCAGCATCGACGGCGCCGCCGGGGCCGCCACCCAGGCCGAGATCGAGGCCACCAGCTTCGAGATCGGCGACCGCAGCGAGAACGCCCTCGACGAGCTGGCCAACAAGGAGCTCGGCGCCGCCATCGAGGTCGCGATCTCGAGCCTCAGGCCGCTCTACCGGAGCTGCATCCTGCTCCGGCACGTCGACGGCCGGTCCTACGAGGAGATCGCCCAGCTCCTCGACCTGCCCCTCGGCACCGTCAAGACCTACATCCATCGCGCCCGCCACGAGCTGCGCGAGGCCCTCGAGGACATCCGATGA
- a CDS encoding ubiquinone/menaquinone biosynthesis methyltransferase gives MTTTLDADRRRAAAAAAGGAEKRDYVQQIFSEIAPRYDLLNHVLSMNVDKGWRRRALEALAWTAAPAGRYLDLCAGTLDVGAQLVRQAGFAGYVMAADFAEPMLRMGAGKAPRTALGPVAADALQLPVADGVFDGAIVAFGIRNVASLDAGLREVRRALRPGAKFVILEFSTPRNALVRAGYQFYFHSVLPAIGRLVSGHRTAYTYLPKSVAHFPVEEELASRMTAAGFRNVTWTPLSFGIAAIHSGVA, from the coding sequence ATGACCACGACCCTCGACGCCGACCGCCGGCGCGCGGCTGCGGCCGCCGCAGGTGGCGCCGAGAAGCGCGACTACGTGCAGCAGATCTTCTCGGAGATCGCGCCCCGCTACGACCTGCTGAACCATGTCCTGTCCATGAACGTGGACAAGGGCTGGCGCCGGCGGGCGCTCGAGGCGCTGGCGTGGACGGCCGCACCCGCCGGTCGCTATCTCGACCTCTGCGCCGGCACCCTGGACGTGGGGGCCCAACTGGTGCGGCAGGCGGGGTTCGCCGGCTACGTGATGGCGGCCGACTTCGCCGAGCCGATGCTGCGCATGGGGGCGGGGAAGGCGCCGCGCACCGCCCTCGGCCCGGTGGCCGCCGATGCGCTCCAGCTCCCGGTGGCCGACGGGGTGTTCGACGGGGCGATCGTGGCCTTCGGCATCCGCAACGTCGCGTCACTGGACGCGGGGCTGCGTGAGGTGCGCCGCGCGCTACGCCCCGGGGCGAAGTTCGTGATCCTCGAGTTCAGCACCCCGCGCAACGCGCTGGTGCGCGCAGGCTACCAGTTCTACTTCCACAGCGTGCTCCCCGCGATCGGCCGGCTCGTCAGCGGGCACAGGACGGCCTACACCTACCTCCCGAAGAGTGTCGCGCACTTCCCGGTCGAGGAGGAGCTGGCGTCGCGCATGACCGCCGCGGGGTTCCGCAACGTCACCTGGACGCCGCTCTCCTTCGGCATCGCGGCGATTCACTCGGGCGTCGCATGA